The segment TCGGCGGCTGGGGATGGCGAGACCACGTTCCAGCACCCACTGCTGGGCCTCAGGGGAGGTGAGAGCCTTTAAAACCTTAACCGCCGCGGCCTTGTTGGCGCTGGCCGCGTTAAGGCTCCAGGAAACAGTGAAGATGAAGTTTCCGCGCTTCCGGGTGACGGGATCCAGGGGCAGGAAGGTGGTGCCGTACCTCAGGTTGGGGGCTTTGTCCCTTAGGAATCCTGCGATCCAAGCTCCCTCGAGGGCCGTGGCAGCCTTCTCGCTACCGAAGCATCCCCCGGTCCAGCCTTCACCCAGGTCCTGGGCAAACTTTGCGGCACCTCGCCGGATGAGGCCGGTGTACCACTCGAAGGCACGCCGGAAGTTCTGGTCCAGGACGGAGTGTCCTTTCTCGTCAAAGGGCTTCCAACCGGTGGCAAAGGCAAAGGCTCCAAAGCGAGCGAAGTCCGCCACCAAGCATATCCCTGCCACATCCTTCAACTGCGACTGCACCTGACGGATTTTGGCTTCAAAGGTTTCCCAGGTATCCTGCTGGTTCGGGTAGGGGACCTTGGCCTCGTCGAAGAGGTCCTTGTTGAAGACCAAGGCCAGGGTGTTGAAGTCCTTGGGGATTCCGTAGAGCTTTCCCCGGTACGTGAAGGCCTGGACCAAGTTGGGGAGGAACTCGCCCACTTCCTGTTTACTAAAGTAAGCGTCCAGGGGCTCTACCCTTCCCGTGGCAAAAAGGCTTTCCGCCCAGAAGATGTCCACATAGAAGAGGTCGGGAGCCGTGCCAGCGGAGAGGGCATTGAAAAGCCACTGCGTATAGTCGCCTTCGATGGGTTGGTAGATAACACGTATCCCTTCCCGGTCCAGCTTAGGCTGGACCACTTCCTTGAGAAGACCGTTGACAATAGCGATGTCTGTACCGCCCCAGCCAGAGATGCGCACCTGGGTCTGGGCCAAGACCAGCCCGAGCATGGCTAAAAAGACAACCAGAATTCTTAGCATACTCCTCCTCCTTCACCAGTCTGCCTAAAGCCTATAGCCTGAAGCCGATCGGGTGAGAGATCCTTTCCCTATTCCACCTCCCTTCGCGCCGTAGAACCCCTGGGAACCAGATGAACAGGCACCCGCTTCCCATATGGGCTCTTTCTCTGTAGGGCTTCCCGGAGAAGCCTTACCGCTTCGCGGGCGATGGTAGGGATGTCCTGGTGGATGGTGGTGAGCCTTTCCCCTACCTCGGGGAGGTCGTCGTACCCCACCAGGCTCACGTCAGCAGGAACATGAAGGCCCAGATCCTCCAAAGCAGCCCAGGCCCCCAAGGCCATTTCGTCGGAGGCGGCAAAAAGAGCCGAGAAGCGCAAGCCCCCTTCCCATGCCCGCCTCACCACCCGGTAGGCATGGAGGGCATCAAAGTTGCCGTCCAGAACCAGCTCCGGGCGCCAAGTTAGCCCCGCTTCCAGAAGGGCCCTCTTATACCCAAGAAGCCGCTCCCTTCCCGCCTGGTGATGTAAGTGCCCCGTGAGAAGAGCAATGTCCCGGTGACCCAGTTCTAACAGGTGTCGGGTGGCCTTATAGCCCCCCTCCTCATCGTCTGGGGCTACCCAGAAGGTTCCGGGATAACAGCCGATGAGCACAAAGGGTACGTTGTTCCTCCGCAGGGTCTCGATGCGGGGGTCGTGGTCATGAGCACCCAGTAAGAGGTACGCCCTAGTCTTCTCTAAAGGTAGGCCGCGGGCATCCGTGGCAACCTCCGTCACCCGCAAACCCAGGCGCCACACCTCCTCGGAGAGGGCTTCCAGCAGGAGGGTAAAGTAGGGTGTATAGCGCCGCACTCCTGGGGCCAGAAGGAGGCCAACGGCCGTGGATTGCCCCACCAGTTCCCTGGCAGCGGCATTGGGAACGAAACCCTGGGTACGAACCACCTCTAACACCCGGGCCCGGGTTTCCGGGCTAACCCCAGGCCGGCCGTTGAGGACTCGGCTTACGGTACCCACGGAAACGTTTGCGAACCTAGCGATCTCTTTTATCGTCAGCTTCTTTTTGGTTTCCATCGTAAACGTTTTCTACAGCTTAACCCAGGACCCGGCCCGCGTCAAGCCAAGGTTGCCCCGCTAGGATAGGGACATGGGAATATCCGAGCTGGAGGAAACCTTGAGGGCCAAGGCGGAAACGTTCTTGGCCCAAAGGCAAGGCTTCCGGGTTGAGAAAACGGAGGACGTGTTTGCCCGGCGCTTTTACCTTTCCCCGGAACGGGTGGAGGTGGTGAACCACTTGAGGGGAAAACCCCTGGCGGTATTTAACCCCGGGGTAGTGTACAGGGACGGAGTAGTACACCTTTTTGTACGTCTGATCTTCGATTACTACAGCTACGCCTCCAGCGTGGGGTACGTGGCCCTTCCCCTGGAAGACCTGCTCACCGGTCAGCTGCCTGACCCTTTGCCGGTGGAGATCGTCCTTTACCCGACTGAAGTCTGGGAGGCCTCGAGGGGATGCGAGGATCCCCGAGCCCACACCTGTGGCGCAGGCTTCCTCCTCTTCTATACCGGCGTGGGCAAGGTGGGTGAAGCCCGCCTCACCGACCACAAGGATGTCTTTTTCCCAGCCTTGGCCCTGGCCGAGTTCGATCCGGACCTCAAGCTCCGGCGCAAAGGATTGGTGCGAATAGGCCCGGAAGGAAAGAGCCTCCTTCTGCCAGCTAAGGGGGCCACGTTACTCCAGGGGAATGCCGTTCTTCTAAGGCCCAGCCTTGCCGGAGTTCCAGACCTGGGTTGGCGGGGGCGGCTGGATTGGAACAACCTCTCCATCGACCAGTTGGAACCTATCCTGGCCCCAGAGTCCTTTGAGTTTAAGGTGGGGTGGTCTACCAATGCCTACCCCTTGGGGGATGGAACCTATTTGGTGGCCTATCACGGCATCCTCCGCCGGGACTTGTCCTATCGTCATGGTTTCGCATTGCTTTCCGGCGACGGTGAACTTCTCGCTCTGTCCTCCTACCTTTTGGCCCCTCAGGGTCTCGTGGAAACGTACGGGGACCGGCCATTTACCTTGTACGGCAACGGCCTCTTCCTGCACGAGGACGAATTGGTTTTCGTGGGAGGTGTGGGGGACTACGCCGTGGGCGTTTTTACCGCCCCTTGGCAGGAGGTGCTCGGGCGGCTCAAGCCCCTGTAATGGACCGTACCACAAAAGTCTGGGATCGAGCAACCGGGAAAACCAGCGCAGGGTATTGACGGCTTTCCCCAACAAGTTGTAGCCTCCTGGGTAGGACACCCAACACTTGGGGTGTCCCGGCTGCGATGCCAGGCTGACAGGCCTGGACGCCTGCAGGCGGTGGGGGAAGTCCGGTGAAAGTCCGGCGCTGTCCCGCAACGGTAACCGGCTCTGTCCGGAAGCCCGAGTACCCGCTTCGCGGCCTTACCCCGTAGCCCTCGAGGCAAGGGTGAAGGTGGTGATGCCTGTGGGACCTTAGACTCCTAACCCCCCAAAACCCGGTGGCCCAAGGGACCTTGGGCCAGGCGACCTTAGGCAAGTTCTTGCCCAGCACGGGGTTATTCCCCTTGGGCAGGCAGCAGGCATGGTTTAGCTCTTGCGGGCCCAAAGACGGCCCTTGGAGGTCCGTGGTGAAGGAAACGCGCATGGTCTACCCAGTTTTCCCTGGGGAAACCAACCATTACGGGACCCTTTTTGGCGGCACCGCCATGGCCTGGATGGACCAGGCAGCCTTCGTGGCTGCAACCCGCCACGCCAGGCGCAAGGTGGTGACGGTGCACTCGGATGCGGTGGACTTCAAGCGCCCCGTACCCCTGGGCTCCATTGTGGAGCTGGTGGCCCGGGTGGTAGAGGTGGGCCGCACCTCCATGCGGGTAGAGGTGGAGATGTGGGTGGAACCCATTGAGCCAGGTAAGGAAGCCTATCTGGCGGCTAAGGGCGGGTTCGTGCTGGTGGCGGTGGATGGGGAGGGGCGTCCTGTTCCCGTGCCACCTCTGGAGGGGAAGGAATGATCCGTACGCTGGCTTACGGTCTTCCACGGCTCGGTCCTAACCGGGAATACAAAAGGCTTCTGGAGGGCTTCTGGTCAGGTTCCATATCGCGGGAGGATTTTTTCGAGGGCCTGGAGGCTCTCGAGGCCCTAAGGCTCGCCACCTACCGGGAACAGGTGGACCTTTACCCGGCGGGCGAGCTGAGCCTTTATGACCCCATGCTGGACCTGGCGGTGGCCTTGGGCCTTTACCCCCTGGATCCCGGGGACCTGGAGGGCTACTACGCCCTGGCCCGGGGCAAGGAAGCTCTGCCCCTCCGAAAGTGGTTCGGCACCAACTACCACTACTTGGTTCCACGCTTGCCAGAAAGGCCCCGGTATACCCCCCAGCCGGGCTGGGGCCTACCCTATCCCGTAGGCCGGAACCAGGCTTTGAAGGAGGGGCTCCCGACCCTGCTCGGACCCTACACCCTTCTGCGCATGGCGCAAAACCCCCCGGATCACCTGGGAGTACACCTGGAAGCCCTGACGGAAGCTTACGTGGAGCTGGTCCAGCCGGTTAGGGGAAGAACCGTGCTCCTCCAAGAACCCGCCTTGGGGTTGGATGGGGCAGAGGAGAACCTCCCCCACCTTCTGGCCTTCTACGGTACCTTAGCGCAGGAGGTTTCCTTGGTCCTCCTGCCCTACTACCTACCCCCCGCTCCAAGGGTGGTTGAGGCCCTGGCCACCCTTCCCCTTCGCGGTTTAGGGGTAATCCTGGCCCCAGGGATCTCCTTACCCCAAGTACCCAAGGGCACAGCCCTGGTGGTGGAGGTGGTGGAGGGTCTTGGGGTGTGGCGCACCAACCTCCTTGCCCTTGGGAAGGTTCTATCGCCTCTGGCAGAGACCGGGCAGGAGGTGTGGGTGGCTCCCAAAGCACCCTTGTACCACCTGCCGTGGGAAGTAGCGGAACCTTTGCCCGGAGCCTTGGCAGGCCGGTTGGCCTTTGCCCGAGAGCGGCTTAAGGAGCTTGCCCTGCTGAAGGCCATCCTCTTAACGTGGACCACCTCCCAGGAATCGCCGCCCTCGCCTGAGGAGGAAACTGCCTTCGCACAAGCCCGGGCCTGGTACACCCCACCCCCGCCTTGGGACTTCCGCCCCTCCCCAGTGCCGGCCTCGAGGCCACCCAGGGAAGAGCGCTCCAAAGCCCAGCAGAACCTGGCCCTTCCCCCTTTCCCCACCACCACCATAGGAAGCTTCCCCCAAACCAAGGGGCTTCGCGACTTCCGGAAAAGATTGCGCTCCAGGGCTCTTGACCAGACGGCTTACTGGCTGCACATCCAGGAAGCCATCCGGGCAAACATCCGCCTCCAAGAGGAACTGGGCCTGGACGTTTTGGTCCACGGAGAGCCCGAGCGCAGCGATATGGTGGAGTTTTTCGCGGAGCGTTTAGAGGGCTTCTATCCCACCCAGAAGGGTTTCGTCCTCTCCTACGGGAGCCGCGTCTGGCGCCCACCCATCCTCTTCGCCCCGCCCCGCCGGAGGGAGCCTTTGGTCCTTAGGGAAACCCTGTTCGCCCAAAGCCTCACCCCTAAGCCAGTAAAGGCCATCCTTACGGGACCCATCACCCTGGCTGCCTGGAGCTACCTACCCCAGGGGGTGGAGTTCAAAGAAGCGGTAATCGCCCTGGCGGAGGCCCTGCGGGAGGAGGTAAAGGAAGTGGCTTCCCACGGAATCCGGGTGGTGCAGGTGGACGAGCCGGCGCTTCTGGAGAAGCTCCCTTTGAAGGCAAAGGAGCGCCCTGGGTATTTGGCCCTGGTGGGGGAGGCCTTCCTGCGGGTAGTGGGGGAGCTTCCGCCGGAGGTCCAGGTGCACCTCCACCTCTGCTACTCCGATTACGCCGCCTTGCGCCCCTTCCTGGAGGTCATGGACCCGGATGTGGCAAGCCTTGAGGGAGCAAGGCAAGACCCCAGCTTTCTCCAAACCCTCACAGGGCTTTCCCTAGGCCTGGGCCCCGGAGCCTTTGACGTCCACTCCCCCCTGGAGGTTCCGACGGAGGAAATCCTTACCCGCCTTCAAGCCTACCTCCGGTACCTGCCTGCGGAAAGGCTATGGGTGAACCCGGACTGTGGCCTTAAGACCCGGAAGCCCGAGGAGGCCCTGGCCAACCTCAAGAACATGGTGGAGGCAGCCAAGAGGCTTCGGAAGGCCTTTGGAGGGAGCCATGCTCACGGATCCTAGGCCCCACTACCGTCCCTACGAGTATCCGAGGCTTTTAGCCTACCGGGACGCCATCCGGCACAGCTACTGGCTCCACACGGAGTTCAGCTATGCGGCAGACGTCCAGGACTACGCCCTGGCGGGTCCTGAGGTGCGCTCGTTGGTGGAGCGCTCCCTTCTTGCCATCTCCCAGGTGGAGCTTTCCGTGAAGCTCTACTGGGCCCGAACCTACGAGGTCTTCCCCAAGCCGGAGGTGGCCGAGGTGGGCATGACCTTCGCCGAGAGCGAGGTGCGTCACGCCAATGCCTACGCCCACCTTTTGGATCTCCTGGCCCTCGAGGACCGCTTTGCCCAGGCCTTGGAGGAGGAGACCGCCTTAAGGGAACGGCACCGCCACTTAACCGAGGTCCTGGGATCCGCCTTCCGAGGCGACCTGAGGGGACACGCCCTCGCCCTCCTTCTCTTTTCCGCCTTCACCGAACACGCCTCCCTTTTCTCCCAGTTCTACGTGCTGATGGCCCTGAACAAGCGCCTTGGTCGCTTCAAGGGGATCTCCAACGCCATCGAGGCCACCAGTAAGGAGGAAAACCTGCACGGCCTCTTTGGGGTAGAGCTCCTCAGGATCCTTAGGGAAGAGCGGCCGGACCTCTTCGGGCCCTCCTTTACCGAGGAGGCCCTGGATAGGGTAGAGGCCTTCTTTCGCACGGAGGAAGCCCTCCTGGAGTGGATCTTCGCCCGGGGGGACACCGAGGTGGTGAGGGGAGAGGAGGTCCTGGAGTTCCTTAAGTGGCGGTACAACCAGGTTCTTTCCCTCCACGGCCTGCCCGCGCCCTTCCCCGTGCGGAAGGAGTGCCTAAGGGATACGGAGTGGTTTGACCTAGAGCTTTTGGCGGACAAGGAAGTGGACTTCTTCAACAAGAGGAGCGTGGCCTACGCCCGCAGGGTGCAGAGCTACGACCCGGAAAGCCTTTTCTAGGAGGGAAGGATGACCAAGACCAAGCGGGAATACCGGCCCTGGTACTGGGCCAACGAATGGACGAGGCTCTACATGAGCCGGGGCTACCTTCTCCCTGGGGTGACGGTGGAGGAGAGGGTGAAGGAGATCGCCGACCGGGCTGAGGCCCTGACCCGCATCGAGGGCTTCTCCCGCAAGTTCCAGGAGTACATGGCCCGGGGCTGGTACTCCCTCGCCACCCCCATCTGGGCCAACTACGGCCTCAAGCGGGGTCTCCCCATCTCCTGCTACGGCACCTACGTGGAAGACGACACCGCCTCCATCCTGAGGGCGGTGGCGGAGATCGGCATGATGAGCAAACAGGGTGGGGGCACCTCTGTTTACCTGGGGGCCCTCCGCCCCAGGGGGGCCCCCATCCGGGACAACGGGGAAAGCAACGGTTCCTACGCCTTCGCTTCGCTCTTCGACCGGGTGATCGAGGTGTTCAACCAGGGTTCCACCCGGCGGGGGCAGTGCGCCGCCTACCTCCCTATTGAGCACCCGGACTTCGAGGAGTGGCTCAAGATCCAGCGGGAAGGAGGGGAGATCCAGTCCCTCTTCTGGGGGGTTTCCGTGGGGGATGCCTGGCTAGAGGAGGCCATCGCCGGGGACAGGGAGAAACGGGAAAGGTGGGCTAAGGTACTCAAAAGCCGTGCCGAGGTGGGGATCCCCTACATCTTCTTCCGGGACAACGCCAACCGCCAGGCCCCGGAGGTCTTCAAGAAGCTGGGGAAGACGATTCATGCCAGCAACCTCTGCACCGAGATCATGCTCCCCTCGAGCCCCGAGGAAAGCTTCGTGTGCTGCCTCTCCTCCCTAAACCTCCTCCACTTCGACGAGTGGAAGGACACAGACGCCGTGGAAACCCTCACCATCTTCCTGGACTCCGTGCTGGACGACTTCATCGAGAAGGCGGAGGGCATCCCCTACATGGAGCGGGCGGTGCGCTTCGCCAAGCGGTACCGGGCCATCGGGATCGGGGTTTTGGGCTGGCACAGCTACCTCCAGTCCAAGGGAATTCCCCTGGAGAGCGCGGAGGCCCTTTTCCTTAACAACCTCATCTTCAAGACCATCCGGGAAAAGGCGGAGGAGGCGAGCCGCTGGCTTAGGAAGCGCCATCCGGAGGACGAACTGGCCGACCTAATGGAAAGGCGGAACGCCACCCTCCTGGCCATCGCCCCCACCAAGAGCAGCTCCTTCATCCTGGGGCAGGTTTCCCCCTCCATCGAGCCCTACACCAGCAACTACTACCTCAAGGACCTGCAAAAGGCCCGAATCGCCTTCAAGAATCCCTTTTTGGAGGAGCTCCTCCAGGCGAAGGGCAAGAACGAGGAGAAGGTGTGGCGGAGCATCCTGGAGCATAACGGCTCCGTGCAGCACCTAGACTTCCTTTCCGACGAGGAGAAGGACGTGTTCAAGACCTTTTCCGAGATTTCCCAAAAGACCCTGGTCAACCTGGCCATCGCCCGGCAGAAGTACATCGACCAGGGCCAGTCCCTCAACCTGGTCATCCACCCCGAGGCTCCACCCAAGGACGTGAACGAGCTGTACCTGCACGCCTGGAGGGGTGGGCTCAAGGCCCTTTACTACCAGTTCAGCGCCAGTGCGGCCCAAGCCTACAGCCGGGACCTGCTGCTTTCCTGCCGGGCTTGCGAAAGTTAAGAGCACCCTTGGCAGCCACCACGCAAGGGGGTTATACCACCCCCACTTTGGAAGGACCAGGCTGGGGGCTCAGGCAAGGATCTTCCTTAGTTAGACCTTGTCATGGGGTGGCTGGGGGGCAAGGGGGGCGGGAAAGGGGATGCTCGGGTTAGACCCCGGCTCTGTGTTCGTGAAAAATCTTTCGCGAATGGAGTCCCCATGGCTCCTCTCGAGAAGGGCAAGCGAGCCTTCCTAGCCCACACCCCTCGGGTATGGGCCGGGGGAAGGCTTTGAGCCGAGGGTGGGGTGGGCTTAACCCCAGAAGGAAGTGCCAAAGCGGAGGCTTGTAGAGCCTCACATGGAAGATGGAAGAGGGGGTAGAGAGTATGGAGGTGCAAGCCCAACTAAGCTTCGGGAACCACTAAGTGGCACTATGAGGTCGCTTAGGGTGGCGGACGGTTTTTGGCATAGGGAGCAAGGTGGACCATCGTCACCTCGCGGTAAGTTTTTGAACGTCGTCACGCCGTTTTACCCAAGCCCATACTTAGGAACCTTTGCATGACCGGGAGCGCCCCCCTTTATACCCGATACTGGGCCCGGGCCTTACTCGCCGAATTCGACGTTGCCGGGCGAAAGGGAAAGGTAGACGGTCGGTGATCCCATCCCGGTATTGACCGTTTTCGAGTGGCCGGTGGACGCGAACCCTCTCTTTCCCGATGCGAGGAGCTGACGGAGGGTATGCGCCGGTGAATTCTCGAGTGCAGGAGGGGAAACCCATCGCGGCCCTTCGGCGGCGATGTTGATCGCTCACGCCCTCAGGTTGTTATTCCCCTTTCGTCTCTATCGACGTTTACTGGCCGATATGCCAGGCACGCCAGCCGACCTTGACATGCATGGTGCGCCAGGATACACTGGGCCAGACGAGGTTAGGAAACTAACTACGCCCATGACCGACGCGGCTACCCCGGCCATTGCGGATTTGCAAGCCTTAGGCTTCAGCCAGTACGAGGCCAAGGCTTATCTTGCCCTCCTTCGGGGCGGGCGCCAGAAAGGGTATGAAGTTGCAAAGGAAAGTGGGGTACCTCGCTCGATGGTCTACCAGGCCCTGGATCGCTTGGTGGCACGCGGTGCGGCATACCGGACGGAGGACAAGGAGGGGGTTTTTTACGGAGCCGTTCCTCCCGAAGAGCTTCTCTCCCGGTTTGAAAGGGATCTGGCGCGAAAGATAGCCCGCGCCAGGGAGAGCCTGAGCCGCATAGGGCCGGAGCGTCCCGCCGAGGCCATCTGGCGTGTTCGAGGCCCTGAAAGAACCGTGGCCGAGGCCCAGACCCTGGTGGAACAGGCGGACCGGGCCCTCACCCTTTCCCTGTGGCAGGAACAGCTGGACATTCTTCAGGATGCCCTGTTAGAGGTACGGAGGCGCGGTGTGCGCATCCGCCTTGTCCTTTTCGGAAACCGGGCTGACCCCGAACTGGGGAAGATCTACTACCACCACTTCGTTGACCCCAGGGTGGTGGAGGGAAGGCTTCGGGCACGGCTTTTTGTCGTGGTGCGGGACCACGAGGAAGTGGTGGTGGGAAACCTGGTTGGGGAAGGGGAGAGCTGGGCGGTGCGGACCAGGGACCCAGCACTGGTCCTGGTGGCGGAGGAGTACGTGCGCCACGACGTGGTGCTGGCGGAGATGACCCTTGCCTACGGCGTGGACAAGCTCACCGCCCTGTGGACGGGACGGGAGGATCTCAGGCAAATGGTGACGGGGGAGGAGGTCCATGGGGCTCCTTGACCTCTACCGGCTCATGTACCGGATCCGCCGCTTCGAGGAGCGGGTGGAGCGACTCTTTCTTACGGGAAAGATCCCTGGCTTCGTCCACCTCTACATCGGGCAGGAGGCCGTGGCGGCAGGAGTCTTGGCCCACTACCGTCCGGGGGACTACCTCACCAGCACGCACCGGGGCCACGGCCACGCCCTGGCGGTGGGGGTCGAACCGAAGGCCATGATGGCGGAGCTCTTCGGCCGTAAGACGGGGATCTGCCGGGGAAAGGGGGGGAGCATGCACCTCTTTGACGCCGACCGGGGGATGCTGGGGGCCAACGGCATCGTGGCTGGCGGTATCCCCATTGCCGTGGGTGCCGGGCTGGGGCTCCGGGTTTTAGGGCGGGAGGGAGTGGTCTTCTGCTTCTTCGGGGATGGGGCCTTGGGCCGCGGGGTGCTCCACGAGGGACTGAACCTGACGGCCTTGTGGAGGCTTCCCGTGCTGTTTGTTCTGGAAAACAACCGGTATGCTTCCACCACTGGATTTGCGGAGAGCCATGCCTTCCGTGTTCCCGCCCTGGTCGCCGCCTACGGGGTGCCGTATCTGGAAGCGGATGGGACCGAGGTGGAGGAGGTCTATGGGGCTACGGCTGAACTCCTCTCCGGCATTCGCATGGGCCGGGGGCCAGCCTTCCTGGAGGTGCACACCTATCGCTTCAAGGGGCATTATGTGGGCGATCCCGAGCGGTACCGGAGCCGCCAGGAGGTGGAGGAAGCCCGAAGAAGGGACCCCTTGGCCATCGCCCGGGGTAAGCTCCTGGCCTCAGGCGTTGCCCAGAAAGAACTGGAGGACCTGGAAAGGGAAGAGGAGGAGCCTCTGGAGGAGGCGGTGGCCTTTGCGGAACGCAGTCCCTGGCCGGACCCGGAGGAAGCCCTTACGGACCTATTCGCCGAGCCGGTGGGCGACTACCCGTGGGGGGAGGGATGAGGCAGATCACCTTCGCCGAGGCCACCCGCGAGGCCATGGAGGAGGAGATGGCCCGGGATCCCCGGGTCTTTCTCATGGGGGAAGACATTGCCAAGCAGGGGGGCATTTTCGGACAGTTCAAGGGGTTGCCGGAGCGGTTCGGCCTGGAAAGGGTTCGGGATACCCCGATCAGCGAGCCCACCCTGGTGGGGGCGGCCTTGGGGGCGGCGCTGGTG is part of the Thermus caldilimi genome and harbors:
- a CDS encoding extracellular solute-binding protein, with protein sequence MLRILVVFLAMLGLVLAQTQVRISGWGGTDIAIVNGLLKEVVQPKLDREGIRVIYQPIEGDYTQWLFNALSAGTAPDLFYVDIFWAESLFATGRVEPLDAYFSKQEVGEFLPNLVQAFTYRGKLYGIPKDFNTLALVFNKDLFDEAKVPYPNQQDTWETFEAKIRQVQSQLKDVAGICLVADFARFGAFAFATGWKPFDEKGHSVLDQNFRRAFEWYTGLIRRGAAKFAQDLGEGWTGGCFGSEKAATALEGAWIAGFLRDKAPNLRYGTTFLPLDPVTRKRGNFIFTVSWSLNAASANKAAAVKVLKALTSPEAQQWVLERGLAIPSRRALANNPYFQRPTKESELNRVVFQGSTAQGGNVYPFSFRGFGGDWMRPINEAIQAVISGQKSVDQAIRDAQTALDRLTGRR
- a CDS encoding LacI family DNA-binding transcriptional regulator → METKKKLTIKEIARFANVSVGTVSRVLNGRPGVSPETRARVLEVVRTQGFVPNAAARELVGQSTAVGLLLAPGVRRYTPYFTLLLEALSEEVWRLGLRVTEVATDARGLPLEKTRAYLLLGAHDHDPRIETLRRNNVPFVLIGCYPGTFWVAPDDEEGGYKATRHLLELGHRDIALLTGHLHHQAGRERLLGYKRALLEAGLTWRPELVLDGNFDALHAYRVVRRAWEGGLRFSALFAASDEMALGAWAALEDLGLHVPADVSLVGYDDLPEVGERLTTIHQDIPTIAREAVRLLREALQRKSPYGKRVPVHLVPRGSTARREVE
- a CDS encoding acyl-CoA thioesterase, which codes for MVYPVFPGETNHYGTLFGGTAMAWMDQAAFVAATRHARRKVVTVHSDAVDFKRPVPLGSIVELVARVVEVGRTSMRVEVEMWVEPIEPGKEAYLAAKGGFVLVAVDGEGRPVPVPPLEGKE
- the metE gene encoding 5-methyltetrahydropteroyltriglutamate--homocysteine S-methyltransferase, with the protein product MIRTLAYGLPRLGPNREYKRLLEGFWSGSISREDFFEGLEALEALRLATYREQVDLYPAGELSLYDPMLDLAVALGLYPLDPGDLEGYYALARGKEALPLRKWFGTNYHYLVPRLPERPRYTPQPGWGLPYPVGRNQALKEGLPTLLGPYTLLRMAQNPPDHLGVHLEALTEAYVELVQPVRGRTVLLQEPALGLDGAEENLPHLLAFYGTLAQEVSLVLLPYYLPPAPRVVEALATLPLRGLGVILAPGISLPQVPKGTALVVEVVEGLGVWRTNLLALGKVLSPLAETGQEVWVAPKAPLYHLPWEVAEPLPGALAGRLAFARERLKELALLKAILLTWTTSQESPPSPEEETAFAQARAWYTPPPPWDFRPSPVPASRPPREERSKAQQNLALPPFPTTTIGSFPQTKGLRDFRKRLRSRALDQTAYWLHIQEAIRANIRLQEELGLDVLVHGEPERSDMVEFFAERLEGFYPTQKGFVLSYGSRVWRPPILFAPPRRREPLVLRETLFAQSLTPKPVKAILTGPITLAAWSYLPQGVEFKEAVIALAEALREEVKEVASHGIRVVQVDEPALLEKLPLKAKERPGYLALVGEAFLRVVGELPPEVQVHLHLCYSDYAALRPFLEVMDPDVASLEGARQDPSFLQTLTGLSLGLGPGAFDVHSPLEVPTEEILTRLQAYLRYLPAERLWVNPDCGLKTRKPEEALANLKNMVEAAKRLRKAFGGSHAHGS
- a CDS encoding ribonucleotide-diphosphate reductase subunit beta; this encodes MLTDPRPHYRPYEYPRLLAYRDAIRHSYWLHTEFSYAADVQDYALAGPEVRSLVERSLLAISQVELSVKLYWARTYEVFPKPEVAEVGMTFAESEVRHANAYAHLLDLLALEDRFAQALEEETALRERHRHLTEVLGSAFRGDLRGHALALLLFSAFTEHASLFSQFYVLMALNKRLGRFKGISNAIEATSKEENLHGLFGVELLRILREERPDLFGPSFTEEALDRVEAFFRTEEALLEWIFARGDTEVVRGEEVLEFLKWRYNQVLSLHGLPAPFPVRKECLRDTEWFDLELLADKEVDFFNKRSVAYARRVQSYDPESLF
- a CDS encoding ribonucleoside-diphosphate reductase subunit alpha; the encoded protein is MTKTKREYRPWYWANEWTRLYMSRGYLLPGVTVEERVKEIADRAEALTRIEGFSRKFQEYMARGWYSLATPIWANYGLKRGLPISCYGTYVEDDTASILRAVAEIGMMSKQGGGTSVYLGALRPRGAPIRDNGESNGSYAFASLFDRVIEVFNQGSTRRGQCAAYLPIEHPDFEEWLKIQREGGEIQSLFWGVSVGDAWLEEAIAGDREKRERWAKVLKSRAEVGIPYIFFRDNANRQAPEVFKKLGKTIHASNLCTEIMLPSSPEESFVCCLSSLNLLHFDEWKDTDAVETLTIFLDSVLDDFIEKAEGIPYMERAVRFAKRYRAIGIGVLGWHSYLQSKGIPLESAEALFLNNLIFKTIREKAEEASRWLRKRHPEDELADLMERRNATLLAIAPTKSSSFILGQVSPSIEPYTSNYYLKDLQKARIAFKNPFLEELLQAKGKNEEKVWRSILEHNGSVQHLDFLSDEEKDVFKTFSEISQKTLVNLAIARQKYIDQGQSLNLVIHPEAPPKDVNELYLHAWRGGLKALYYQFSASAAQAYSRDLLLSCRACES
- a CDS encoding TrmB family transcriptional regulator, producing the protein MTDAATPAIADLQALGFSQYEAKAYLALLRGGRQKGYEVAKESGVPRSMVYQALDRLVARGAAYRTEDKEGVFYGAVPPEELLSRFERDLARKIARARESLSRIGPERPAEAIWRVRGPERTVAEAQTLVEQADRALTLSLWQEQLDILQDALLEVRRRGVRIRLVLFGNRADPELGKIYYHHFVDPRVVEGRLRARLFVVVRDHEEVVVGNLVGEGESWAVRTRDPALVLVAEEYVRHDVVLAEMTLAYGVDKLTALWTGREDLRQMVTGEEVHGAP
- a CDS encoding thiamine pyrophosphate-dependent dehydrogenase E1 component subunit alpha; this encodes MGLLDLYRLMYRIRRFEERVERLFLTGKIPGFVHLYIGQEAVAAGVLAHYRPGDYLTSTHRGHGHALAVGVEPKAMMAELFGRKTGICRGKGGSMHLFDADRGMLGANGIVAGGIPIAVGAGLGLRVLGREGVVFCFFGDGALGRGVLHEGLNLTALWRLPVLFVLENNRYASTTGFAESHAFRVPALVAAYGVPYLEADGTEVEEVYGATAELLSGIRMGRGPAFLEVHTYRFKGHYVGDPERYRSRQEVEEARRRDPLAIARGKLLASGVAQKELEDLEREEEEPLEEAVAFAERSPWPDPEEALTDLFAEPVGDYPWGEG